In Deltaproteobacteria bacterium, a single window of DNA contains:
- a CDS encoding glycine cleavage system protein H, which produces MHPPPDRRYSRSHAWAMPGSFGDVRSGLTHVPGAFLGDVVSVELPPPRTEVSAGEPIGLIESTTTVFELLSPLSGIVVAVNPEAESAPRKVTEDPYGEGWLLSIRPAAREELDALLTAEEYVRFVGD; this is translated from the coding sequence ATGCACCCGCCGCCGGACCGTCGCTACTCCCGGTCCCACGCCTGGGCGATGCCCGGCAGTTTCGGGGACGTGCGCTCCGGGCTGACCCACGTGCCGGGAGCGTTCCTCGGGGACGTCGTCTCCGTGGAGCTTCCTCCCCCGCGGACGGAGGTTTCCGCCGGGGAGCCGATCGGGCTGATCGAATCCACCACCACCGTGTTCGAACTCCTGTCGCCCCTCTCCGGGATCGTGGTCGCCGTGAACCCGGAGGCGGAGAGCGCACCCCGGAAGGTGACGGAGGATCCGTACGGCGAGGGGTGGCTGCTGTCGATCCGCCCGGCCGCCCGGGAAGAGCTCGACGCCCTGCTCACGGCCGAGGAGTACGTCCGCTTCGTCGGCGACTGA
- the folD gene encoding bifunctional methylenetetrahydrofolate dehydrogenase/methenyltetrahydrofolate cyclohydrolase FolD, with the protein MTAKLIDGKAIAASVRAAVKERVAELTARTGVRPGLTVVLVGEDPSSQVYVRNKGKAASEAGFLSRQIDLPASTPESELLDLVARLNADDTVHGILVQLPLPKQIDESKVIEAIDPAKDVDGFHPMNAGRLFTGGTAFLPCTPYGILTMLDYEKVELKGKHAVVVGRSNIVGKPAAILLLSRHATVTICHSRTVDLPSVVRTGDVVVAAVGRAEMIRGSWIKPGAVVIDVGMNRNAAGKLCGDVAFDEAKEVAGLLSPVPGGVGPMTIAMLLQNTCEAASRRVAGG; encoded by the coding sequence ATGACCGCCAAGCTGATCGACGGGAAGGCCATCGCCGCGTCCGTCCGGGCCGCCGTAAAGGAGCGGGTGGCGGAGCTCACCGCCCGCACGGGTGTCCGCCCCGGCCTCACCGTCGTCCTCGTGGGGGAAGACCCCTCTTCGCAGGTGTATGTCCGCAACAAGGGGAAGGCGGCCTCCGAGGCGGGGTTCCTTTCCCGCCAGATCGACCTCCCCGCGTCCACGCCGGAGTCCGAACTGCTTGACCTCGTGGCGCGGCTCAACGCCGACGATACCGTCCACGGGATCCTCGTCCAACTCCCCCTTCCGAAGCAGATCGACGAATCGAAGGTGATCGAGGCGATCGATCCGGCCAAGGATGTCGACGGCTTCCATCCCATGAACGCCGGGCGCCTCTTCACGGGGGGGACCGCGTTCCTGCCGTGTACCCCGTATGGGATCCTCACCATGCTCGACTACGAGAAGGTGGAGTTGAAAGGAAAGCACGCCGTCGTCGTGGGCCGCAGCAACATCGTCGGGAAGCCGGCGGCGATCCTGCTCCTTTCGCGCCACGCGACCGTGACGATCTGCCACTCGCGCACCGTCGACCTCCCCTCCGTCGTCCGGACCGGGGACGTGGTGGTGGCGGCGGTGGGCCGGGCGGAGATGATCCGGGGCTCATGGATCAAGCCGGGGGCCGTCGTGATCGATGTCGGGATGAACCGGAATGCGGCGGGAAAGCTTTGCGGCGACGTCGCCTTCGACGAGGCGAAGGAGGTGGCGGGGCTCCTCTCCCCCGTTCCCGGCGGGGTCGGACCGATGACGATCGCGATGCTCCTGCAGAACACCTGCGAAGCGGCATCCCGGCGCGTCGCAGGCGGGTAG